A single Thunnus thynnus chromosome 6, fThuThy2.1, whole genome shotgun sequence DNA region contains:
- the ikzf4 gene encoding zinc finger protein Eos isoform X2, which produces MWTSPRRLASGERMNADDCNGRSYAPGNGGESSTEQDFYGGLQGPSARSPNSQQSSPHRSLSANSIKVELCSDDESPVAPQPENTEAVRDNSKTDDRGDSVEEGSTEYAGTGRDRANIYNEMASPNAASPGPIRLPSGKLQCEVCGMICIGPNVLMVHKRSHTGERPFQCNQCGASFTQKGNLLRHIKLHSGEKPFKCPICNYACRRRDALAGHLRTHAVSSPTVGKPFKCSYCSRSYKQQSTLEEHLERCHSYLKSLDHQTAVNTQTAQGEESVNIETMSKPVLQPSNEKIQFVDRLAVSITKRKRSTPQKFLAEKHMHLDLPEAPYELSSGSEKEGDLMSSQPAGDSARFGATHFQGARGKGENHEQPALSQLHPAFLSELRTVMGSINSNMTPQRSRAHGGGGLAAISLGLAGREEGEGRDDQPSANSHTTSPNGCPDSTDTESTAEEQSTRATAPTSTSNNHHLHYQTPALPRSHPTSSPSQAKDLDPEWERACPVPPTILKKRPGSPLSSRETVQVLDRDGRPVRSFHCRHCRILFLDHVMFTIHMGCHGFRQPFECNICGHRSQDRYEFSSHISRGEHQVG; this is translated from the exons ATGTGGACTTCACCGCGGCGCTTG GCATCTGGTGAAAGAATGAATGCTGATGACTGCAATGGACGCTCATATGCACCAG GCAATGGAGGAGAGTCATCAACGGAACAGGATTTTTATGGCGGGTTGCAGGGCCCTTCAGCGAGATCTCCAAACAGTCAGCAGTCCTCGCCACATCGCTCCCTTAGTG CAAACTCCATCAAGGTTGAGCTTTGCAGTGATGATGAGTCACCAGTGGCTCCACAGCCAGAGAACACAGAAGCTGTAAGAGACAACAGCAAGACGGATGACAGAGGGGACTCCGTGGAAGAGGGGAGCACTGAGTACGCTGGGACTGGTAGAGACAGAGCGAATATTTACAATGAGATGGCCAGTCCGAATGCTGCTTCACCAGGACCTATCCGGCTGCCCAGTGGGAAGCTCCAGTGTGAGGTGTGCGGGATGATCTGCATTGGACCAAACGTGCTGATGGTGCACAAGCGTAGCCACACAG GTGAGAGGCCGTTCCAGTGTAACCAGTGTGGAGCTTCCTTCACACAGAAGGGGAACTTGTTACGCCACATCAAGCTGCATTCGGGAGAGAAGCCTTTCAAGTGTCCCATCTGCAACTACGCTTGCCGTCGGAGAGATGCCCTGGCTGGACATCTACGCACACATGCAG TTTCTTCGCCAACGGTGGGAAAACCTTTCAAGTGCAGCTACTGTAGTCGCAGCTACAAACAACAGAGCACCCTGGAGGAACATCTGGAGCGCTGCCATAGTTACCTGAAGAGTCTGGACCACCAAACAGCAgtcaacacacagacagcacagg GTGAAGAGTCAGTAAATATTGAGACAATGTCTAAACCTGTGCTCCAGCCATCCAACGAAAAAATCCAATTTGTGGATAGACTGGCAGTTAGCATCACCAAACGCAAGAGGTCAACACCACAGAagtttttgg CTGAAAAACACATGCATCTTGATCTACCTGAAGCACCTTATGAATTGTCCTCTGGCTCTGAGAAGGAAGGGGACCTCATGAGCTCTCAGCCTGCCGGAGACTCGGCTAGGTTTGGGGCTACACATTTCCAAGGTGCCAGGGGTAAAGGGGAGAACCATGAGCAGCCTGCACTGTCTCAGCTCCATCCTGCCTTCCTGTCGGAGCTCCGCACAGTTATGGGCTCCATCAACAGCAACATGACTCCTCAGCGCTCCCGAGCCCATGGTGGAGGTGGGCTGGCTGCGATATCTCTTGGCCTGGCTGGGCGGGAGGAAGGTGAAGGCCGTGATGACCAACCCTCAGCCAATAGCCACACCACCTCACCCAACGGCTGTCCCGACTctacagacacagagagcacAGCAGAAGAGCAGAGCACAAGGGCTACAGCCCCGACAAGTACCTCCAACAACCACCACCTCCACTACCAAACCCCAGCACTGCCCCGCAGCCATCCCACTTCCAGCCCCAGCCAGGCCAAAGACTTAGACCCAGAGTGGGAGAGAGCATGTCCTGTGCCCCCCACCATATTAAAGAAGCGCCCTGGCTCGCCCCTTTCTTCCAGGGAGACAGTGCAGGTGTTGGACAGAGACGGCCGGCCTGTGCGCTCCTTCCACTGCCGGCACTGCCGCATCCTCTTCCTGGACCATGTCATGTTCACCATCCACATGGGTTGTCACGGCTTCCGCCAACCCTTCGAGTGCAACATCTGCGGCCACCGCAGCCAGGACCGCTACGAGTTCTCCTCTCACATCAGCCGAGGAGAGCACCAGGTGGGCTGA
- the ikzf4 gene encoding zinc finger protein Eos isoform X3: protein MASGERMNADDCNGRSYAPGNGGESSTEQDFYGGLQGPSARSPNSQQSSPHRSLSANSIKVELCSDDESPVAPQPENTEAVRDNSKTDDRGDSVEEGSTEYAGTGRDRANIYNEMASPNAASPGPIRLPSGKLQCEVCGMICIGPNVLMVHKRSHTGERPFQCNQCGASFTQKGNLLRHIKLHSGEKPFKCPICNYACRRRDALAGHLRTHAVSSPTVGKPFKCSYCSRSYKQQSTLEEHLERCHSYLKSLDHQTAVNTQTAQGEESVNIETMSKPVLQPSNEKIQFVDRLAVSITKRKRSTPQKFLAEKHMHLDLPEAPYELSSGSEKEGDLMSSQPAGDSARFGATHFQGARGKGENHEQPALSQLHPAFLSELRTVMGSINSNMTPQRSRAHGGGGLAAISLGLAGREEGEGRDDQPSANSHTTSPNGCPDSTDTESTAEEQSTRATAPTSTSNNHHLHYQTPALPRSHPTSSPSQAKDLDPEWERACPVPPTILKKRPGSPLSSRETVQVLDRDGRPVRSFHCRHCRILFLDHVMFTIHMGCHGFRQPFECNICGHRSQDRYEFSSHISRGEHQVG, encoded by the exons ATG GCATCTGGTGAAAGAATGAATGCTGATGACTGCAATGGACGCTCATATGCACCAG GCAATGGAGGAGAGTCATCAACGGAACAGGATTTTTATGGCGGGTTGCAGGGCCCTTCAGCGAGATCTCCAAACAGTCAGCAGTCCTCGCCACATCGCTCCCTTAGTG CAAACTCCATCAAGGTTGAGCTTTGCAGTGATGATGAGTCACCAGTGGCTCCACAGCCAGAGAACACAGAAGCTGTAAGAGACAACAGCAAGACGGATGACAGAGGGGACTCCGTGGAAGAGGGGAGCACTGAGTACGCTGGGACTGGTAGAGACAGAGCGAATATTTACAATGAGATGGCCAGTCCGAATGCTGCTTCACCAGGACCTATCCGGCTGCCCAGTGGGAAGCTCCAGTGTGAGGTGTGCGGGATGATCTGCATTGGACCAAACGTGCTGATGGTGCACAAGCGTAGCCACACAG GTGAGAGGCCGTTCCAGTGTAACCAGTGTGGAGCTTCCTTCACACAGAAGGGGAACTTGTTACGCCACATCAAGCTGCATTCGGGAGAGAAGCCTTTCAAGTGTCCCATCTGCAACTACGCTTGCCGTCGGAGAGATGCCCTGGCTGGACATCTACGCACACATGCAG TTTCTTCGCCAACGGTGGGAAAACCTTTCAAGTGCAGCTACTGTAGTCGCAGCTACAAACAACAGAGCACCCTGGAGGAACATCTGGAGCGCTGCCATAGTTACCTGAAGAGTCTGGACCACCAAACAGCAgtcaacacacagacagcacagg GTGAAGAGTCAGTAAATATTGAGACAATGTCTAAACCTGTGCTCCAGCCATCCAACGAAAAAATCCAATTTGTGGATAGACTGGCAGTTAGCATCACCAAACGCAAGAGGTCAACACCACAGAagtttttgg CTGAAAAACACATGCATCTTGATCTACCTGAAGCACCTTATGAATTGTCCTCTGGCTCTGAGAAGGAAGGGGACCTCATGAGCTCTCAGCCTGCCGGAGACTCGGCTAGGTTTGGGGCTACACATTTCCAAGGTGCCAGGGGTAAAGGGGAGAACCATGAGCAGCCTGCACTGTCTCAGCTCCATCCTGCCTTCCTGTCGGAGCTCCGCACAGTTATGGGCTCCATCAACAGCAACATGACTCCTCAGCGCTCCCGAGCCCATGGTGGAGGTGGGCTGGCTGCGATATCTCTTGGCCTGGCTGGGCGGGAGGAAGGTGAAGGCCGTGATGACCAACCCTCAGCCAATAGCCACACCACCTCACCCAACGGCTGTCCCGACTctacagacacagagagcacAGCAGAAGAGCAGAGCACAAGGGCTACAGCCCCGACAAGTACCTCCAACAACCACCACCTCCACTACCAAACCCCAGCACTGCCCCGCAGCCATCCCACTTCCAGCCCCAGCCAGGCCAAAGACTTAGACCCAGAGTGGGAGAGAGCATGTCCTGTGCCCCCCACCATATTAAAGAAGCGCCCTGGCTCGCCCCTTTCTTCCAGGGAGACAGTGCAGGTGTTGGACAGAGACGGCCGGCCTGTGCGCTCCTTCCACTGCCGGCACTGCCGCATCCTCTTCCTGGACCATGTCATGTTCACCATCCACATGGGTTGTCACGGCTTCCGCCAACCCTTCGAGTGCAACATCTGCGGCCACCGCAGCCAGGACCGCTACGAGTTCTCCTCTCACATCAGCCGAGGAGAGCACCAGGTGGGCTGA
- the ikzf4 gene encoding zinc finger protein Eos isoform X1 yields the protein MQLTCIDAFDNHWIKSSVVQLFGLYPSMGPEVVWDSQVKKKNPGDAVVAWENKQLSRQLKRKTPIGRQASGERMNADDCNGRSYAPGNGGESSTEQDFYGGLQGPSARSPNSQQSSPHRSLSANSIKVELCSDDESPVAPQPENTEAVRDNSKTDDRGDSVEEGSTEYAGTGRDRANIYNEMASPNAASPGPIRLPSGKLQCEVCGMICIGPNVLMVHKRSHTGERPFQCNQCGASFTQKGNLLRHIKLHSGEKPFKCPICNYACRRRDALAGHLRTHAVSSPTVGKPFKCSYCSRSYKQQSTLEEHLERCHSYLKSLDHQTAVNTQTAQGEESVNIETMSKPVLQPSNEKIQFVDRLAVSITKRKRSTPQKFLAEKHMHLDLPEAPYELSSGSEKEGDLMSSQPAGDSARFGATHFQGARGKGENHEQPALSQLHPAFLSELRTVMGSINSNMTPQRSRAHGGGGLAAISLGLAGREEGEGRDDQPSANSHTTSPNGCPDSTDTESTAEEQSTRATAPTSTSNNHHLHYQTPALPRSHPTSSPSQAKDLDPEWERACPVPPTILKKRPGSPLSSRETVQVLDRDGRPVRSFHCRHCRILFLDHVMFTIHMGCHGFRQPFECNICGHRSQDRYEFSSHISRGEHQVG from the exons attaaaaaggaaaacaccGATCGGTCGCCAG GCATCTGGTGAAAGAATGAATGCTGATGACTGCAATGGACGCTCATATGCACCAG GCAATGGAGGAGAGTCATCAACGGAACAGGATTTTTATGGCGGGTTGCAGGGCCCTTCAGCGAGATCTCCAAACAGTCAGCAGTCCTCGCCACATCGCTCCCTTAGTG CAAACTCCATCAAGGTTGAGCTTTGCAGTGATGATGAGTCACCAGTGGCTCCACAGCCAGAGAACACAGAAGCTGTAAGAGACAACAGCAAGACGGATGACAGAGGGGACTCCGTGGAAGAGGGGAGCACTGAGTACGCTGGGACTGGTAGAGACAGAGCGAATATTTACAATGAGATGGCCAGTCCGAATGCTGCTTCACCAGGACCTATCCGGCTGCCCAGTGGGAAGCTCCAGTGTGAGGTGTGCGGGATGATCTGCATTGGACCAAACGTGCTGATGGTGCACAAGCGTAGCCACACAG GTGAGAGGCCGTTCCAGTGTAACCAGTGTGGAGCTTCCTTCACACAGAAGGGGAACTTGTTACGCCACATCAAGCTGCATTCGGGAGAGAAGCCTTTCAAGTGTCCCATCTGCAACTACGCTTGCCGTCGGAGAGATGCCCTGGCTGGACATCTACGCACACATGCAG TTTCTTCGCCAACGGTGGGAAAACCTTTCAAGTGCAGCTACTGTAGTCGCAGCTACAAACAACAGAGCACCCTGGAGGAACATCTGGAGCGCTGCCATAGTTACCTGAAGAGTCTGGACCACCAAACAGCAgtcaacacacagacagcacagg GTGAAGAGTCAGTAAATATTGAGACAATGTCTAAACCTGTGCTCCAGCCATCCAACGAAAAAATCCAATTTGTGGATAGACTGGCAGTTAGCATCACCAAACGCAAGAGGTCAACACCACAGAagtttttgg CTGAAAAACACATGCATCTTGATCTACCTGAAGCACCTTATGAATTGTCCTCTGGCTCTGAGAAGGAAGGGGACCTCATGAGCTCTCAGCCTGCCGGAGACTCGGCTAGGTTTGGGGCTACACATTTCCAAGGTGCCAGGGGTAAAGGGGAGAACCATGAGCAGCCTGCACTGTCTCAGCTCCATCCTGCCTTCCTGTCGGAGCTCCGCACAGTTATGGGCTCCATCAACAGCAACATGACTCCTCAGCGCTCCCGAGCCCATGGTGGAGGTGGGCTGGCTGCGATATCTCTTGGCCTGGCTGGGCGGGAGGAAGGTGAAGGCCGTGATGACCAACCCTCAGCCAATAGCCACACCACCTCACCCAACGGCTGTCCCGACTctacagacacagagagcacAGCAGAAGAGCAGAGCACAAGGGCTACAGCCCCGACAAGTACCTCCAACAACCACCACCTCCACTACCAAACCCCAGCACTGCCCCGCAGCCATCCCACTTCCAGCCCCAGCCAGGCCAAAGACTTAGACCCAGAGTGGGAGAGAGCATGTCCTGTGCCCCCCACCATATTAAAGAAGCGCCCTGGCTCGCCCCTTTCTTCCAGGGAGACAGTGCAGGTGTTGGACAGAGACGGCCGGCCTGTGCGCTCCTTCCACTGCCGGCACTGCCGCATCCTCTTCCTGGACCATGTCATGTTCACCATCCACATGGGTTGTCACGGCTTCCGCCAACCCTTCGAGTGCAACATCTGCGGCCACCGCAGCCAGGACCGCTACGAGTTCTCCTCTCACATCAGCCGAGGAGAGCACCAGGTGGGCTGA